CGCGCCCGGAGCGATCCCGATGCGCTCCGCCTCCTCGAGGGTGGCAGGGCGGACGCGCTTCCGCAGTACGCGCGCGGTCGCAGTCAGGCCTCGCCGTGCGCCGAGCTCGGTGAAGCTGAGCAGCGCGTTCGGAGGCTCCGCGAGAGCTACCTCGCTCACGTACCGTCCGCTCCCCGGTGCCGCCCGGACGAGGCCCTCGTCTGCGAGCGCGTCGAGCGCCCTCCTGATCGTCACGCGACTCACGCCGAGTCGCTCGGCGAGGTGCCGTTCGGACTGCAGGCGCGCGCCGGGAGGGATCCTTCCGGACCGGATCTGGGACTCGATGGCCTCACGCACCTGGTCGTGGAGAGGCCGTGGCCCGACGAGGGACGCCGTCATGCCGCGGGAGTATGCGGAACGAATTGGTCGAGGTCAAGTCTCGATGTGGTCTGTCACTGGTATGTGACTCGTCCGATTGGTATGGTTGCCGACCATGGCTTCGTGGCGTGAGACGTACCTCTGGAGGGAAACCCTTGCCGTCCCCGAGTCGCTCGCCAGGACGGCGTCCGACACGGAGGGGATCGACGCGGTCGCGCGACTTCTCGGCGACCCGGGCGTGCGGAGGATCGTCGCGACCGGGAACGGCGCGGCGTACTATGCCGCCGTCGCTCTCTGGCTCGCGTCCCTCGACGGCCGGAGCGGCCCGGACGTCCTTGCTCTGCCGGCAGGACTCGTGGCGAAGGGAGCGTTCCGCTGGCGCGAGGGCGACGCGCTGCTCGCGTTCTCGTCGTCCGGCGAGATGCGCGACGTCATCGAGGCTCTCGATGCCGGCGCACCGACCCCGTTCGCCGCTGTCACGGCGAGCCCGGGATCGACGATCGGCTCGCGCGCCGACGCCGTCGGTCTCGTCACGATCGAGTCGCAGGACGCAGTGACGCACACGCAGGGATTCTGCGGGAACGTGCTGGTGGCGTTGGCCGTCTGGGCGACGATCACGGGCGACGCGGGACTCCGTGCCGCCGTGCTCGATGCGCCGGATGCCGTGGAGGGGTCCTGCGAGGCGGCCGAGGAGTGGGCGCTCGCCCTGCCGTGCCTCGCGCCGTCGGCGGGGGTGGTGTTCGGCTCGGGCCCGGCCTGGGCAGGCGCGCTCGAGGGGGCGCTGTTGCTGAAGGAGGTCGCGTGTCTCCCGGCGGAGGGAGTCGAGACCCGGGAGGGCGCGACGTCCGCGATGTACCCGCTCGGTCCCGGGCACGTCGTCGTGAGCCTCCCGACCGGACCCGACGCGGTCATCGACGAGGCCGAGGCGATCTGCGCCGCACGCGGTGCGACCGTCCTGCGGGCACCGGGTGGGGCGCGCGGCGATCGGCGATTGGCCGCGCTGACGACCTTCCCTGCTCTGATCGCCCTTTCGGCCAGGCTCGGGACGGAGCGCAAGCTCGACGTCGACCAGCCCTCCTGGACGGACGCCTACTACGCCGTTGCGCGCGGTTCGGCATGAGCCTCGGGATCGGTGTCCTCGGGTGCGGCAGCGTCTTCGCCGGACCGTACGCAGGGATGATCGATCGACTGCACGCGCATGGGCGCGTCCACGTCGCCGCGGTGTACGACGTCGACGACCGGAAGCGCCGCGGCGCTGCCGGTCGTTACGACGTCGAGCCCGACCTCGCCGGTCCCGGCGCGCTCATCTCGCGCGACGACGTCGATGTCGTGCTGGTGCTGACGAGTATGAACGAGCACGGGCCGCTCTCGCGCGCAGCCCTCGAGGCCGGCAAGCACGTCCTCGTCGAGAAGCCGCTCGCGACGAGCCTCGAGGAAGCGTCAGCGCTCGTCGAGCTCGCGAAGACGGCGCCGGGCCTGCTCGTCTGCGCGCCTCACGTCCTCCTCAGCCCGACGTTCCGCGCGATCCACGCCTGCGTCCGGGAGGGTAGGATCGGGCGGCTGCTGTCCGGTCGGGCGCGTTACGGCTGGGCCGGGCCGTGGTGGGCGGACTGGTTCTACCGGCCGGGGGGCGGATCGCTCTTCGACCTCGGTGTCTACAACGTGACGACGCTTTGCGCGCTCTTCGGTCCTGCGCGTCGCGTCACGGCGATGGTCGGCACGGCGATCCCCGAGCGTGATGTGAGCGGGCGGGTGATCCCGGTCGAGGCCGACGACAACGCGCACGTGCTCCTCGACTTCGGCGA
The Gaiella occulta genome window above contains:
- a CDS encoding GntR family transcriptional regulator, whose product is MTASLVGPRPLHDQVREAIESQIRSGRIPPGARLQSERHLAERLGVSRVTIRRALDALADEGLVRAAPGSGRYVSEVALAEPPNALLSFTELGARRGLTATARVLRKRVRPATLEEAERIGIAPGAEMFEIDRLRMLDGVAVALDHTRVPIAIAPELPHVDFRKASLYSVLEEAGAALVRADYTTEACAANAAQARRLGVAVGDPLLLARTTSYDSANRVVELGETAYRSDRYRFHATLVRERRPGGGMTP
- a CDS encoding SIS domain-containing protein; this encodes MASWRETYLWRETLAVPESLARTASDTEGIDAVARLLGDPGVRRIVATGNGAAYYAAVALWLASLDGRSGPDVLALPAGLVAKGAFRWREGDALLAFSSSGEMRDVIEALDAGAPTPFAAVTASPGSTIGSRADAVGLVTIESQDAVTHTQGFCGNVLVALAVWATITGDAGLRAAVLDAPDAVEGSCEAAEEWALALPCLAPSAGVVFGSGPAWAGALEGALLLKEVACLPAEGVETREGATSAMYPLGPGHVVVSLPTGPDAVIDEAEAICAARGATVLRAPGGARGDRRLAALTTFPALIALSARLGTERKLDVDQPSWTDAYYAVARGSA
- a CDS encoding Gfo/Idh/MocA family protein, translating into MSLGIGVLGCGSVFAGPYAGMIDRLHAHGRVHVAAVYDVDDRKRRGAAGRYDVEPDLAGPGALISRDDVDVVLVLTSMNEHGPLSRAALEAGKHVLVEKPLATSLEEASALVELAKTAPGLLVCAPHVLLSPTFRAIHACVREGRIGRLLSGRARYGWAGPWWADWFYRPGGGSLFDLGVYNVTTLCALFGPARRVTAMVGTAIPERDVSGRVIPVEADDNAHVLLDFGDARFAVVSTGFTMQRYRSPAVELYGSEGTAQLLGDDWAPEGWELWRNEEASWRLMPEADPHWQWTDGLRHLVDCVEAGVPTATRPEHALHALEIMLAAQAAGRDGVARQIRTGFPEPVYDGAMLAAEEAHRSHDRRSHDGI